The Bacteroidota bacterium genome contains a region encoding:
- a CDS encoding DUF5060 domain-containing protein — protein MIRRLLKILSLLPFIFFSPTMILALPNFNSISINSDTIGRYEKLELTIDLSAVYNNPFDYNQIWLRCHFTSPSGVVKVVDGFYYQDYLLNPPSGALIPNGDPVWKIRFSPTQIGTWTYEIRCTDGNGTTFSGTYSFVCITSDNHGFIRKNSTNFLLHDDGNTFFPIGENLAWSFTTDGFYVYDRWLDSLAVNGANFIKIIMTPWSFGIEWNNTGLGNYTNRLDIAFWLDWILDKATELGIYMQLCPLIHNEVSTTQNNDWQYSPYNAVNGGPCATTLDFFTNATAKAFYKRKLRYINSRWGYSSQLMAWELFTETDGNGDFNDHHADIDNWLIETGLYLNSYDIADHLITTSYAFLEHDPDMWNNSMIDITLIHQYNPSDLELRLHSMTREYLQTYNKPNSIGEFGISHDPDICIDLDPDGISFHNSLWSTSLSGAFGAGSTWWWDNYIDPQNLYYHFGPVCTFMHSIDLQSGDYHHSSVLCSSDEYLDVVIEPGFQTLFQLAPADYFTVERTGNIIPNANNLSILLYGYMFNSSRNPPHFTVDYAEAGQFSVVTGGTAFLARIKIWIDEVNVLNQVGHANTTYTVDVPAGNHEIFVENTGNGYIEVDKYIFIQYAPVLRSFALQDSSHVLGWFQNRNYNYEYINAYGNPPPVSGGVMNFSGLFNSYYSVDWWNCTTGEVDSTALLATTGGILSVEAPAVLWDGAYKLDYVTSAITAAFTGLPTTICTGDTIFFTDNSTGIITNRLWIFPGGTPPTSILQNPYVKYTHSGTYNVTLNLYNDFDTVTLVKSDYISVDTVPHAPGNIIGPATVCKGSSGITYSVSPVPHATSYIWTLPPGATGSSTTNTILVSFGASAQSGFIRVKGSNNCGVGPVKSKFISVTPLVGNARPISGDASICAGEIHVIYSVSPIPYATQYIWTLPPGAVGSSSSNTISVSYSLTASSGNISVYGTNSCGAGSPSNLWIEVTHLPAAAGSIYGDTIVCQGDINIYYYIDPVANASSYLWTLPSGVHGYSTTNEIYLTFSTPSVCYLISVKAINPCGEGSPSFLGICVAPLPVVLAQPADTTINIFGDAIFEIPFIPMLNYQWQVSNDHGTNWNNLSDNMTYYGSNTSTLQITDAGPEMNEYKYRCMVSGSCGPPEISDPATLYVVPPGWDYKMTSTKHRIMIPLLAHPTINGEPISVNDYIGVFYEDSSGLKCGGLQLWNGLSTVTVSAYGDDPLTPEKDGFMVNEYFHWKLFSQNLNNSFDATPTFIFGPDKFTVNALSSLLKLEAFYYIYHVITLPAGWNGISSYIIPENDSVVNIFDSITDHLVILMDKSKVYWPGQNINTIINWDPFTGYKINVDSSMQVTFKGFFTSGNICYLNTGWNLMPVMSDNPISTLQTDVLSALGDTLTIVKEIAGLGVYWPEQNIFTLLYLMPGLAYQVHVSYDCHIIFPDLDQGLELPENLPTYTAYVPWNTVCSTPVSHVIAIDKEALSVLAPDDILGVFNTTGLCAGMVAIPGSEMNIPLVAFGDDPTTFTAVEGFLENEMFQFRVYRPATDEIFELNAIFDRSLPDAGQFTTDGLSKITDFSPVITKINETAAFGKISIYPNPVSDALLVEISNIEETTTFGIYTSDGHLVGNGYLNPGRSIIKFDTLAEGIYIIEFKNSRQSICKKIIRE, from the coding sequence ATGATAAGAAGATTATTAAAAATATTAAGCCTTCTGCCCTTTATCTTTTTCAGTCCGACGATGATATTGGCTCTACCCAACTTCAATTCCATTTCAATCAATTCAGATACTATTGGCAGATATGAAAAACTTGAGTTAACCATCGACCTTTCGGCTGTTTATAATAATCCTTTTGATTACAATCAGATATGGCTCCGCTGTCATTTTACTTCGCCATCGGGAGTTGTGAAGGTCGTCGATGGCTTCTATTACCAGGATTATCTTTTGAATCCTCCTTCGGGAGCACTGATACCGAACGGTGATCCTGTCTGGAAAATCCGGTTCAGCCCCACCCAGATCGGTACATGGACCTATGAAATCAGGTGTACCGATGGAAATGGAACAACATTTTCCGGCACTTATTCCTTTGTTTGCATCACATCAGATAATCATGGATTTATAAGGAAAAACAGTACAAATTTTCTCCTTCACGATGATGGCAATACTTTCTTCCCCATCGGCGAGAACCTGGCCTGGAGCTTTACCACCGATGGTTTCTATGTATATGACAGATGGCTGGACAGTCTGGCAGTAAATGGTGCCAATTTCATCAAGATCATCATGACCCCGTGGTCATTCGGCATTGAATGGAATAACACCGGGTTAGGCAATTACACCAACCGGCTTGATATTGCATTCTGGCTCGACTGGATCCTTGACAAAGCGACTGAGCTAGGTATTTACATGCAACTATGCCCGCTTATCCACAATGAAGTATCTACCACTCAGAATAATGACTGGCAATATAGCCCTTACAATGCCGTCAATGGTGGGCCATGTGCCACTACACTGGATTTTTTTACAAACGCTACAGCCAAGGCTTTCTATAAGCGTAAACTGCGCTATATTAACTCCCGGTGGGGGTATTCGTCCCAATTGATGGCCTGGGAACTGTTCACCGAAACCGATGGGAATGGCGACTTCAATGATCACCATGCCGATATCGACAACTGGCTTATCGAAACCGGTCTGTATCTTAATTCTTATGACATTGCCGATCATCTGATTACCACCAGTTATGCTTTCCTTGAGCATGATCCTGATATGTGGAATAATTCTATGATAGATATCACCCTTATTCACCAGTACAATCCATCCGATCTCGAGCTCCGGCTGCATTCGATGACCCGTGAGTATCTTCAGACTTATAATAAGCCCAACAGTATCGGTGAGTTTGGCATTTCACATGACCCTGATATATGTATTGACCTTGATCCAGACGGGATATCATTCCATAACTCTCTGTGGTCCACATCTTTGTCTGGGGCCTTTGGGGCTGGGTCAACCTGGTGGTGGGATAATTATATTGATCCACAGAACCTCTATTACCACTTCGGCCCTGTTTGCACATTCATGCATTCCATCGACCTGCAATCAGGGGATTACCATCACAGTAGTGTGCTTTGTTCATCAGATGAGTACCTTGATGTGGTCATTGAACCGGGATTCCAGACTTTATTCCAGCTTGCACCGGCCGACTATTTCACTGTTGAACGAACAGGTAATATCATACCAAATGCCAATAACCTCAGCATACTTCTGTATGGTTATATGTTCAACTCCTCGCGTAATCCTCCCCACTTCACTGTCGATTATGCTGAAGCCGGGCAATTTTCAGTAGTCACAGGCGGTACGGCATTTCTGGCCAGGATAAAAATATGGATTGACGAAGTAAATGTGCTAAATCAGGTTGGACATGCCAATACGACTTACACTGTTGACGTACCTGCAGGTAATCATGAAATTTTCGTTGAGAATACAGGAAATGGATATATTGAAGTCGACAAATATATTTTTATTCAATACGCCCCTGTTTTAAGGAGCTTTGCTCTGCAAGATTCCTCTCATGTATTAGGCTGGTTTCAGAACAGGAACTACAACTATGAATATATCAATGCTTATGGAAATCCTCCCCCTGTTTCGGGAGGGGTCATGAATTTTTCCGGTCTCTTCAACAGCTATTATTCTGTTGACTGGTGGAATTGTACCACCGGGGAAGTCGATTCGACCGCATTATTGGCCACCACAGGAGGTATCTTGTCAGTTGAGGCTCCGGCCGTATTATGGGATGGAGCGTATAAGCTAGATTATGTCACTTCAGCTATCACCGCTGCTTTCACAGGATTACCGACAACTATTTGCACCGGCGATACGATATTTTTCACTGACAATTCAACCGGCATAATCACAAACAGGCTTTGGATCTTCCCTGGCGGCACGCCACCCACCTCCATATTACAAAATCCCTACGTAAAATATACTCATTCCGGCACTTATAATGTAACCCTGAATCTCTATAATGATTTCGATACAGTGACACTGGTCAAATCAGATTATATTTCCGTAGATACAGTGCCTCACGCTCCGGGTAATATTATCGGACCGGCTACTGTATGCAAAGGAAGTTCCGGTATAACGTATTCCGTGTCTCCTGTCCCGCATGCCACATCTTATATCTGGACACTTCCTCCGGGTGCGACAGGCAGCAGCACAACCAATACGATTCTGGTTTCTTTTGGAGCGTCAGCCCAGTCAGGCTTTATTAGGGTCAAGGGATCTAACAACTGTGGGGTTGGACCTGTTAAGTCAAAATTTATATCTGTGACTCCTCTCGTTGGCAATGCCAGGCCGATATCAGGCGATGCCAGTATTTGTGCAGGTGAAATACATGTCATTTATTCGGTCAGTCCAATTCCATATGCCACACAATATATATGGACTTTGCCTCCCGGTGCGGTCGGATCCAGTTCATCTAACACAATTAGTGTATCTTATTCATTAACAGCCTCATCAGGAAATATCAGCGTGTATGGCACAAATAGCTGTGGGGCAGGCTCCCCCTCCAACCTGTGGATTGAAGTAACCCATTTACCTGCAGCCGCGGGTTCCATTTATGGAGATACAATAGTCTGTCAGGGTGATATAAACATCTATTATTATATCGATCCTGTAGCCAATGCTTCATCTTATCTATGGACCCTGCCATCGGGGGTTCATGGCTACAGCACAACAAATGAAATCTATCTTACTTTCAGTACCCCGTCAGTATGCTACCTTATCTCAGTGAAAGCGATAAATCCCTGTGGTGAAGGCAGCCCATCCTTTCTTGGCATATGTGTGGCTCCATTGCCTGTTGTGTTAGCTCAGCCGGCGGATACAACTATCAATATTTTTGGAGATGCCATTTTCGAAATACCTTTCATTCCGATGCTCAACTATCAATGGCAAGTCAGCAACGACCATGGCACCAACTGGAACAACCTTTCAGATAATATGACCTATTATGGCTCCAACACTTCAACGCTCCAAATAACCGATGCCGGACCAGAAATGAATGAATATAAATACCGCTGTATGGTAAGTGGATCATGTGGACCTCCCGAAATTTCAGATCCTGCTACTTTGTACGTCGTCCCTCCCGGATGGGATTATAAAATGACTTCCACAAAACACCGCATCATGATACCCCTGCTTGCCCATCCAACGATAAATGGAGAACCTATCTCTGTCAATGATTATATTGGAGTATTCTATGAGGATTCCTCCGGATTAAAATGTGGCGGCCTGCAACTTTGGAATGGATTATCAACAGTGACGGTCAGTGCCTATGGGGATGATCCGCTTACACCTGAAAAAGACGGATTTATGGTAAATGAATACTTTCACTGGAAATTATTTTCACAGAATCTCAATAACAGTTTTGATGCAACGCCAACATTCATTTTCGGACCTGATAAGTTTACTGTCAACGCCTTATCATCCCTGTTAAAACTGGAAGCATTTTACTATATCTACCATGTGATCACCCTGCCTGCCGGATGGAACGGAATATCCAGCTACATCATACCCGAAAATGATTCGGTAGTTAATATTTTCGATTCCATCACCGACCATCTTGTCATTCTAATGGACAAATCAAAAGTATATTGGCCCGGTCAGAATATAAACACCATCATAAACTGGGATCCCTTTACCGGTTACAAAATAAATGTCGATTCATCTATGCAGGTGACCTTTAAAGGTTTCTTCACTTCAGGAAATATTTGTTATCTTAATACTGGATGGAATCTGATGCCGGTAATGAGCGATAATCCGATATCAACACTTCAGACTGATGTCCTCAGCGCTCTGGGTGATACCCTTACCATTGTCAAGGAAATCGCCGGTTTAGGCGTATACTGGCCCGAACAGAATATCTTTACTTTGTTATATCTGATGCCTGGTCTGGCTTATCAGGTACATGTCTCTTATGATTGCCATATCATTTTCCCTGACCTTGACCAAGGGCTGGAACTACCAGAGAACCTGCCAACATATACCGCCTATGTGCCATGGAATACAGTTTGTTCCACACCGGTTTCGCATGTCATTGCTATCGATAAAGAAGCTCTTTCTGTACTTGCACCTGATGATATCCTGGGAGTATTTAACACCACGGGGCTGTGTGCAGGTATGGTGGCAATACCCGGATCAGAAATGAATATACCCCTGGTGGCCTTCGGCGATGATCCGACAACTTTTACCGCTGTTGAAGGATTCCTGGAGAATGAAATGTTCCAGTTCAGGGTCTATCGCCCTGCAACAGACGAAATATTTGAATTAAATGCCATTTTTGACAGGTCACTACCGGATGCAGGACAATTTACAACCGATGGCCTGTCAAAAATCACAGACTTCTCACCCGTCATAACAAAAATCAATGAAACCGCCGCCTTCGGCAAAATCAGCATATATCCCAATCCTGTTTCGGATGCCCTTTTGGTTGAAATATCCAACATAGAGGAAACAACCACCTTCGGAATTTATACTTCCGACGGACACCTTGTCGGGAATGGATATCTGAATCCGGGCCGGTCTATCATAAAATTTGACACCCTTGCTGAAGGCATATATATCATTGAATTTAAGAATTCCCGACAATCCATATGTAAAAAAATCATCAGAGAATAG
- a CDS encoding S8 family serine peptidase — MKIFLFISLLTILLIIFLLPSGFSQTPTSYVPGRIIVQIKKDKAGVNFSALSDHFRDINLKPVNLLSQRLNIWLFSFAAGRQSDMTVLSQLRSHPLVIEAQFDHYTTIREVVPNDQFFAELWAMKNTGQMGGVPDADIDATDAWEFSTGGLSALGDTIVVAVVDIGFDLNHEDLDLWKNYEEIPGNGIDDDQNGYIDDFDGWNATLHNGEILTAEHGAHITGIIGAVGNNGIGVTGVNWNVKVMPVNSPTGIESGIVEAYGYILEMRARYNETNGQHGAFVVATNASFGVDQGDPDDYPLWGAMYDSLGHYGVLNTGATANVNWNIDVVGDVPTAFPSNFLITVTNTTNEDEKFSPAAWGPTTIDLGAPGYSIKSTTLNNTYWYLTGTSMATPHVTGAIGLMFAAADADFIQEYKNNPEGKILEIKDYILQTADVIPSLDGLTVTGGRLNVYKAILVLKGYPVLKAYPISLVMIMESDTSGSLTFSISNVGGSSGSYGISISPLVTWMNVSPLNGIINPDESEDITASFNTTGLSNGYYYCTITVYNPSLYTINIPVKLHVTPFVGVEEIWETRLFCSYPNPFSTSAYIGFSVKENSMVQINICNIQGKILRNLFLSEVPNGEYTITWDGSDDYGMKVKQGIYFCRMVAGEYVSIIKLLYIQ, encoded by the coding sequence ATGAAAATATTTTTATTTATATCTCTTTTGACCATCCTGCTGATCATATTTCTCCTTCCTTCTGGTTTTTCCCAGACACCAACCTCTTATGTGCCAGGCCGTATCATCGTCCAGATAAAGAAAGATAAGGCCGGCGTGAATTTTTCGGCATTATCGGATCATTTTAGAGATATCAACCTGAAACCTGTCAACTTGCTGTCGCAGCGGCTGAATATATGGCTCTTCAGCTTTGCAGCAGGACGGCAGTCTGACATGACTGTACTGTCGCAGCTTCGCTCCCACCCTCTTGTCATTGAGGCACAGTTTGACCATTATACCACGATACGCGAAGTAGTTCCTAACGATCAGTTTTTTGCCGAGCTGTGGGCCATGAAGAACACCGGACAAATGGGGGGTGTTCCGGATGCTGACATTGATGCCACTGATGCATGGGAGTTCAGCACAGGAGGCCTGTCAGCACTGGGAGATACCATAGTGGTGGCTGTCGTCGATATCGGCTTCGACCTCAACCATGAGGACCTTGACCTCTGGAAGAACTATGAAGAGATACCTGGTAATGGCATCGATGATGACCAAAATGGATACATTGACGATTTTGACGGGTGGAATGCCACGCTCCACAACGGTGAGATCCTCACCGCTGAGCATGGCGCACATATTACCGGTATCATTGGCGCTGTTGGAAATAACGGCATAGGCGTCACAGGCGTAAACTGGAATGTGAAAGTCATGCCTGTCAATAGCCCCACAGGCATTGAATCAGGCATCGTGGAAGCCTATGGCTATATCCTGGAAATGCGTGCCAGGTACAATGAAACCAACGGGCAACATGGAGCTTTTGTGGTGGCCACCAATGCCTCCTTTGGCGTTGACCAGGGCGATCCGGATGACTATCCCTTGTGGGGCGCCATGTATGACTCCCTGGGACATTATGGCGTGCTCAACACCGGCGCCACAGCCAATGTGAACTGGAATATTGATGTTGTAGGCGATGTGCCTACAGCGTTTCCAAGCAATTTTCTCATCACTGTCACCAATACCACCAATGAAGATGAGAAATTCAGCCCTGCTGCCTGGGGTCCGACAACCATTGACCTTGGCGCACCCGGATATTCCATTAAATCCACAACACTTAATAACACCTACTGGTATCTCACCGGAACCTCTATGGCTACACCTCATGTCACCGGCGCGATTGGCCTGATGTTCGCCGCTGCAGATGCCGACTTTATCCAGGAATATAAAAATAACCCCGAAGGCAAAATCCTGGAAATCAAAGACTATATCCTGCAAACAGCAGATGTCATCCCTTCACTCGATGGTCTTACTGTCACAGGTGGCAGACTTAATGTTTATAAGGCCATCCTCGTACTGAAAGGTTATCCCGTGTTGAAAGCATATCCGATAAGCCTTGTAATGATTATGGAAAGTGACACCTCCGGCAGTCTGACATTCAGCATTTCAAATGTGGGAGGTAGTTCAGGTTCTTACGGTATCAGCATAAGCCCACTGGTGACATGGATGAATGTATCCCCGCTGAACGGAATCATCAACCCGGATGAAAGTGAAGATATCACCGCATCATTTAATACAACCGGCCTCTCCAATGGATATTATTACTGTACCATAACCGTCTACAATCCATCCCTCTATACGATTAATATACCTGTTAAATTGCATGTAACACCATTTGTTGGAGTCGAAGAAATCTGGGAAACACGTCTGTTCTGCAGTTATCCGAATCCTTTCAGCACCTCCGCGTACATTGGATTTTCGGTAAAGGAAAATTCCATGGTGCAGATTAATATTTGTAATATTCAGGGAAAGATCCTGCGAAATCTCTTTCTGTCGGAAGTGCCAAACGGTGAATATACCATTACGTGGGATGGCAGTGATGATTACGGTATGAAGGTGAAACAGGGAATTTATTTTTGCAGAATGGTTGCAGGAGAATATGTTTCCATCATAAAACTGCTTTACATTCAATAA
- a CDS encoding T9SS type A sorting domain-containing protein: MISDEPFTWVAGISDGDMQNFTFTGSSAEEDLSSLQAVRFNRPDFPEGLLLSEDGLLSGTPSCSQKITEFQVIATDQNHISDFRPFQLSSRLYMAHSISAGDDSLINQNEQVTLDLTIRYIGNDTLHNARIIFSVTDKNITLMDSSEYIGLLSPDATLDLAGAFRFITRSDIPDLYTIQSSIDFLSDEQNWQKSLNLQACAPLVASGDMVVEDQEDHLLEPGENAELNIKINNFGHSVAHGVSCHLSCQDPYISFNESLCLDYGDIQSRVNTSREINVTANPHTPPGHINWIYFDIYDTTGFILTDSIHLLISPTQILIVDLDPNVSSGPVIRNAIAENMIVADYRDYIPWWDLYKYDAIFLCLGVFPLNYILETPDADDFVIYLNQGGHLYLEGGATWYYDDPTALQPMFHITGDHAAWSHKPDTLAGQSSTLTQGMSFDYTGENIRLDNLEGIEPASCIFRDKNNGFGFAVSYDAEVYKTIGTSFEFGGLTDSVYPSTKAELMRRYLEFFNIKTNDIAANFMADTLTLLTGTRIQFHDFSTDDVQSWSWTFPGGTPEVSFEREPVISYSMAGIFDVTLSVSNGNQSDMLTKNHYITVVSGQGAQEDDDPFEMSIYPNPSNGSFTLIMNSMGRMNLSMKIFNNTGQVVFEKVSSMIPGRYRETIDLMEQPAGIYFILLQDGSHQSVSKMILLK; encoded by the coding sequence ATGATCAGTGATGAACCCTTTACCTGGGTAGCCGGTATTTCAGATGGCGACATGCAAAACTTTACTTTTACAGGAAGTTCTGCCGAAGAGGATCTGTCTTCGCTTCAGGCTGTGCGATTTAATAGGCCTGATTTCCCGGAGGGATTGCTGCTCTCTGAAGATGGATTGCTCTCCGGAACACCGTCATGCTCTCAAAAAATAACTGAATTTCAGGTTATTGCAACGGATCAGAATCATATTTCGGATTTCCGGCCGTTTCAGCTTTCTTCCAGATTATATATGGCTCATTCAATCTCTGCCGGTGATGACAGCTTAATCAATCAAAATGAACAAGTGACCCTTGATCTGACTATCCGTTATATAGGCAATGATACCTTGCATAATGCCCGTATCATCTTCAGTGTAACCGATAAAAACATAACCCTGATGGATAGTTCGGAGTATATTGGATTATTAAGTCCAGATGCGACACTTGATCTTGCGGGTGCTTTCAGGTTTATTACCAGATCGGATATCCCGGATTTATATACCATTCAGTCCAGCATTGATTTCCTTTCCGATGAACAGAACTGGCAAAAGTCACTGAACCTTCAAGCCTGTGCACCTTTAGTGGCATCTGGAGATATGGTCGTTGAAGATCAGGAGGATCATTTGTTGGAACCGGGTGAAAACGCTGAATTAAATATCAAAATAAATAATTTCGGTCATTCTGTGGCCCATGGAGTCAGTTGTCACCTCTCCTGCCAGGATCCATACATCTCCTTCAACGAAAGCCTCTGCCTGGATTACGGTGATATTCAAAGCAGAGTCAACACATCCCGCGAAATCAATGTGACCGCTAATCCCCATACACCTCCTGGTCACATAAACTGGATATACTTTGACATTTATGACACAACAGGATTTATATTAACCGATTCCATCCATCTGCTCATCAGCCCGACGCAGATACTGATTGTTGACCTTGATCCCAATGTCAGTTCAGGTCCTGTGATTCGTAATGCTATAGCTGAAAACATGATTGTTGCAGATTACAGAGACTATATCCCCTGGTGGGATTTATATAAGTATGATGCCATATTTCTCTGTCTGGGGGTTTTCCCGCTGAACTATATCCTTGAAACACCAGATGCAGACGATTTTGTGATTTATCTGAACCAGGGAGGTCATCTGTATCTGGAGGGAGGTGCTACATGGTACTATGACGATCCAACTGCCTTACAACCTATGTTTCATATTACCGGTGATCATGCTGCATGGTCACACAAACCCGATACCCTTGCCGGCCAGTCATCAACGCTGACACAAGGGATGTCATTTGATTATACAGGAGAGAATATCAGACTTGATAACCTGGAAGGTATTGAACCGGCCAGTTGCATCTTCAGAGATAAAAACAATGGATTTGGCTTTGCTGTGTCGTACGACGCAGAAGTCTACAAAACCATTGGCACATCCTTTGAATTCGGCGGATTGACCGATTCTGTTTATCCTTCAACAAAAGCGGAGCTGATGCGAAGATATCTTGAATTTTTTAACATCAAAACAAATGACATTGCCGCTAATTTTATGGCCGACACCCTCACTTTGCTGACCGGCACCAGAATTCAGTTCCATGATTTTTCGACAGATGATGTGCAATCCTGGAGCTGGACATTTCCCGGTGGCACACCCGAAGTCTCCTTCGAACGCGAACCTGTCATTTCTTATAGCATGGCAGGTATCTTTGATGTCACCCTGTCGGTTTCAAATGGCAATCAATCCGATATGTTGACCAAAAACCATTATATCACAGTTGTCTCTGGACAGGGTGCTCAGGAGGACGATGATCCTTTTGAGATGTCAATATATCCGAATCCTTCCAATGGATCTTTCACGCTAATCATGAACTCAATGGGCCGCATGAACCTTTCCATGAAAATATTTAATAATACCGGCCAGGTTGTTTTTGAAAAGGTGTCATCCATGATTCCCGGGAGGTATCGTGAAACCATTGACCTGATGGAACAACCTGCAGGTATATATTTCATTTTACTTCAGGATGGCAGCCATCAGTCAGTGAGTAAAATGATACTCCTAAAATAA